One stretch of Xanthomonas sp. DAR 35659 DNA includes these proteins:
- a CDS encoding Na+/H+ antiporter subunit C, with translation MELALASAIGVLTAVGVYLMLRARSFDVILGMTALSYATNLLIFAGGRLVQGKAPVLRDGVAPTLAEHADPLPQALVLTAIVIAFAMTAVSIVLAMRSRSDNHSDHVDARVDHDGDSAL, from the coding sequence ATGGAACTGGCATTGGCGAGCGCGATCGGCGTGCTGACCGCGGTCGGCGTCTATCTGATGCTGCGCGCGCGCAGCTTCGACGTGATCCTGGGCATGACCGCGCTGTCCTACGCCACCAACCTGCTGATCTTCGCCGGCGGCCGGCTGGTGCAGGGCAAGGCGCCGGTGCTGCGCGACGGCGTGGCGCCGACCCTGGCCGAACACGCCGATCCGCTGCCGCAGGCGCTGGTGCTGACCGCGATCGTGATCGCCTTCGCGATGACCGCGGTGAGCATCGTGCTGGCGATGCGCAGCCGCAGCGACAACCACAGCGACCACGTCGATGCGCGCGTCGATCACGATGGCGACAGCGCGCTATGA
- a CDS encoding monovalent cation/H+ antiporter subunit A, translating to MIPVLDILLALPFLMAAAVVALRQRSRATLAWAAAAAPLAGLVLLGMLAPSVLDGDIVRADHAWLPQIGLQFSLRLDGLAWMFAGLVLAIGALVVMYAHYYLGARENVARFYGYLLLFMGAMLGMVIAGNLLLLMVFWELTSISSFLLIGFWSHRKDARDGARMALVITGGGGLALLGGVLLLGRIVGSYQLDAVLAAGDAIHASALYPWALGLILLGIFTKSAQFPFHFWLPHAMAAPTPVSAYLHSATMVKAGVFLLARLHPALAGSDLFFYTVSGIGAITLLTGAWFAIFQHDLKGLLAYSTISHLGLITMLFGLSTPMAVVAGVFHILNHAVFKASLFMAAGIIDHETHTRDMRRLGNLRRWMPVTSALAIIASLAMAGIPLLNGFLSKEMFFAEALGADGPAAMRVFTAGAALLAGVFGVAYSLRFVYETFFGSGPRDLEAMPHEPPRWMKIPVEILVLLCVAVGVAPALTVAPVLRTAAGAILGDALPAYSLAVWHGWNAPLAMSIAGVVGGVALYFGLRRLTALYTEVRRSLGKRVFHWHVETLFGIAARFTRLLTNGSLQRSLRWLLLAAVVVAAAPFVAAPAPWTQWPAPQPMPLLGWALWLLIVSCALAALFLYRQRLLAVLVIGGSGLGVSLVFVFLSAPDLALTQLLVEMVTLVLMLLAMNYLPKASPLEPGRWRQLRDAVLAIAAGTGMALLAYSVMTRPADTMAGELLRRALPEGYGRNVVNVILVDFRGFDTFGEITVFGIAALVVHALLRRARMAPEKVMPGPPIKLPVPADLAQLMFPLTLTVSIFLFLRGHNAPGGGFIAGLVLAVPLLMQYVIQGAASVESRFGFDYIRCIGLGLLLAALGGMASMAFGVPFLTSGHYDLRLPLIGDIPLASALGFDTGVYLVVFGGTMLTLSMMGTIKPSRTRASQRGWIDPAQRSPRTGEMR from the coding sequence ATGATCCCCGTTCTGGACATCCTGCTGGCCTTGCCATTCCTGATGGCGGCCGCCGTCGTCGCCTTGCGCCAGCGTTCGCGCGCCACGCTGGCCTGGGCCGCGGCGGCCGCGCCCTTGGCCGGGCTGGTGCTGCTGGGCATGCTGGCGCCGAGCGTGCTCGACGGCGACATTGTCCGCGCCGACCACGCCTGGCTGCCGCAGATCGGCCTGCAGTTCTCGCTGCGCCTGGACGGGCTGGCGTGGATGTTCGCCGGCCTGGTGCTGGCGATCGGCGCGCTGGTGGTGATGTACGCGCACTACTACCTGGGCGCGCGCGAGAACGTGGCCCGCTTCTATGGCTATCTGCTGCTGTTCATGGGCGCGATGCTGGGCATGGTCATCGCCGGCAATCTGCTGCTGCTGATGGTGTTCTGGGAACTGACCAGCATCAGCTCGTTCCTGCTGATCGGCTTCTGGTCGCACCGCAAGGACGCGCGCGATGGCGCGCGCATGGCGCTGGTGATCACCGGCGGCGGCGGCCTGGCCCTGCTCGGCGGCGTGCTGCTGCTCGGCCGCATCGTCGGCAGCTACCAGCTCGACGCGGTGCTCGCCGCCGGCGATGCGATCCACGCCAGCGCGCTGTATCCGTGGGCGCTGGGGCTGATCCTGCTCGGCATCTTCACCAAGAGCGCGCAGTTCCCGTTCCACTTCTGGCTGCCGCACGCGATGGCCGCGCCCACGCCGGTGTCGGCCTATTTGCACTCGGCGACGATGGTCAAGGCCGGCGTGTTCCTGCTGGCGCGGCTGCATCCGGCGCTGGCCGGCAGCGACCTGTTCTTCTACACGGTCAGCGGCATTGGCGCGATCACCCTGCTCACCGGCGCCTGGTTCGCGATCTTCCAGCACGACCTCAAGGGCCTGCTGGCGTATTCGACGATCTCGCACCTGGGCCTGATCACCATGCTGTTCGGCCTGTCCACGCCGATGGCGGTGGTGGCGGGCGTGTTCCACATCCTCAACCACGCGGTGTTCAAGGCCTCGCTGTTCATGGCCGCCGGCATCATCGACCACGAAACCCACACCCGCGACATGCGCCGGCTCGGCAATCTGCGCCGCTGGATGCCGGTGACCAGCGCACTGGCGATCATCGCCTCGCTGGCGATGGCGGGCATTCCGCTGCTCAACGGCTTCCTGTCCAAGGAAATGTTCTTCGCCGAGGCGCTGGGCGCGGACGGGCCGGCGGCGATGCGCGTGTTCACCGCCGGCGCGGCGCTGCTGGCCGGCGTGTTCGGCGTGGCCTACAGCCTGCGCTTCGTCTACGAGACGTTCTTCGGCAGCGGGCCGCGCGACCTGGAGGCGATGCCGCACGAGCCGCCGCGCTGGATGAAGATTCCGGTGGAGATCTTGGTGCTGCTGTGCGTGGCGGTCGGCGTGGCGCCGGCGCTGACGGTGGCGCCGGTGCTGCGCACCGCGGCCGGCGCGATCCTCGGCGACGCGCTGCCCGCGTACAGCCTGGCGGTGTGGCACGGCTGGAACGCGCCGCTGGCGATGAGCATCGCCGGTGTGGTCGGCGGCGTGGCGCTGTACTTCGGCCTGCGCCGGCTGACCGCGCTGTACACCGAGGTGCGCCGCTCGCTGGGCAAGCGCGTGTTCCACTGGCACGTGGAAACGCTGTTCGGCATCGCCGCACGCTTCACCCGGCTGCTGACCAACGGCAGCCTGCAGCGCAGCCTGCGCTGGCTGCTGCTGGCGGCGGTGGTGGTCGCGGCCGCGCCGTTCGTCGCCGCGCCGGCGCCGTGGACGCAGTGGCCGGCGCCGCAGCCGATGCCGTTGCTGGGCTGGGCGCTGTGGCTATTGATCGTCAGCTGCGCGCTGGCCGCGCTGTTCCTGTACCGGCAACGCCTGCTGGCGGTGCTGGTGATCGGCGGCAGCGGCCTGGGCGTGAGCCTGGTGTTCGTGTTCCTGTCGGCGCCGGACCTGGCGCTGACCCAGTTGCTGGTGGAGATGGTCACCCTGGTGCTGATGCTGCTGGCGATGAACTACCTGCCCAAGGCCTCGCCGCTGGAGCCGGGGCGCTGGCGCCAGCTGCGCGACGCGGTGCTGGCGATCGCCGCCGGCACCGGCATGGCGCTGCTGGCGTATTCGGTGATGACCCGGCCGGCGGACACGATGGCCGGCGAACTGCTGCGGCGCGCGCTGCCGGAAGGCTACGGACGCAACGTGGTCAACGTGATCCTGGTGGATTTCCGCGGCTTCGACACCTTCGGCGAGATCACCGTGTTCGGCATCGCCGCGCTGGTGGTGCACGCGCTGCTGCGGCGCGCGCGGATGGCGCCGGAGAAGGTGATGCCGGGGCCGCCGATCAAGCTGCCGGTGCCGGCCGACCTGGCGCAGCTGATGTTCCCGCTGACCCTGACCGTGTCGATCTTCCTGTTCCTGCGCGGCCACAACGCGCCCGGCGGCGGCTTCATCGCCGGGCTGGTGCTGGCGGTGCCGCTGCTGATGCAGTACGTGATCCAGGGCGCGGCCTCGGTGGAATCGCGCTTCGGTTTCGACTACATCCGCTGCATCGGCCTGGGCCTGCTGCTGGCCGCGCTCGGCGGCATGGCCTCGATGGCGTTCGGCGTGCCGTTCCTGACCAGCGGCCACTACGACCTGCGCCTGCCGCTGATCGGCGACATTCCGCTGGCCAGCGCGCTGGGCTTCGATACCGGCGTGTACCTGGTGGTGTTCGGCGGCACCATGCTGACCCTGTCGATGATGGGCACGATCAAGCCCTCGCGCACCCGCGCGTCGCAGCGCGGCTGGATCGATCCGGCGCAACGTTCGCCACGCACCGGGGAGATGCGCTGA